The Euphorbia lathyris chromosome 4, ddEupLath1.1, whole genome shotgun sequence genomic interval CCATTTCAACAGATATCTGCAGAGAGAGATATATGAGGGTGGCTGCTGAGGCGATGGAGCAAGGTAACTTCTGTAAACTtctgtcttaatttttatttatttttattatgagcGATGGGGAAATTTCAACAGGTTCGTTTGAGGATGATCATTTGAACAGGTTCTTTTGAGAAATCTGAATTGAAAAACATCCCTCAAACCCCCCTTAATTTCTTAGCAACATATTTTCCTATGAATAGAGATTAGGGAAAAATGATGTGCTAATTTTAACTTTGTTAATTTTGATTCATATGATATATGATAATTTTAAGTTAGTTCATTTTAACAGATTAAGGGAAATCTGAATTGACTGAACAGGTTCATTTGATGTTCGAAACTAATTTGGAAGAAATCTCAAATTTGAAACCATGCTAAAGTAAAatctctatataggaatacacttgggatcGTGTTATTTGTATAataattgggaggttattactaaatagagtttgataACAGAGGTTATTAcctataacaaaatagaggttattcatATATAGAGTATTCATATACATGGGTTTTACTGTAGTTTTAACTTAGTTAATTTTTATTCACATGATGATTTTAATGGAAAATAAGGAAAGAACTTTAATTTTAAGTTTGCTCATTTTGATTCATATATTGTTTTCAAGGAAAATAGGgtaaaacttaattaattttgtacaGGAAAAACAATGATTAAAAAACCTGAAGAAAATCCATGTCTGGATGTGAGATCTTCACTCTATGTTCCCGGCACTGGCACCAACTCAGAATATTCTAGCAATGATTGCATAATGTTGCCGGCGAATAAATTCCCTTCTCTCTTGGCAAATAAACTCTTTTCTCTCAAACTTCAAGTAAGTTGAGGTTCAGAATAACAAATCTCTTATTATTGTTGCTTGTTAAATTTGAATTATTTATGGGAATAAACATGAAGTTTTTGTATTGGTTCATTTTGTTCCTAAGTTGCAGATCAAATGCGCCTTATTCAAATGCTATTTATTTTCTGATCAGTTTACAATCTGAATGAAAAGAAGAAAATCATTCTATATATTAACATATCGGTTTTTGTATTGGTTCATTGTGTTCTTAAGTTGCATATCAAATTTGGCTTCTATACTTTAATAATTGAAAAGCATGATTTAATCATTTCTGCTTCAATTCTAAGTTATTTGATCTGTTACATGTATAATTAATCATATTCAAATAAACAGGAACTTCCAAGTTTTGGAGGCTATCTTTCGAATCCTGTAATTTTGAAGGTCCCTTCCGGCAAAAAATGTAGAGTGGATACTGTGAAATGTGAGGGTGAAATTTGGCTGCAAAACGGATGGAGAGAATTTGCAGAGTAGTACTATATTGAATATGGGTCACTTCTAGTATTTGAATATGATAAGACTGCTTCCGAATTCAATGTCATCAGTTTTGACAATTCTGCCACTGAAATTGAGTATCCTGTTGATGAACAATTTCAAGAATAAAAAACTGTAGCTGATGAaccagaaattgatatttctgATGAAATCTTGCCATCGAAATCTATTATTGATGAACAATTTCAAAACCCAAAAGGTCAAGCTCATGAAGGTATGTTAAGGATGAAAGCACTTACAAAGGCAGAAAAAGGCAAGGCTGTTGAAAGAGAAATCTCAAATTTGCAAAGTGAAAATCCTTCATTCAGAATTGAAATGCAGCCTTCTAATGTCTTGGTAAGCtttcaattcttcaaatttCCATCACATATTTAATTAATCTGATCATTTTATGTATTAATTGAACAGCCTCCAATACCATTAAGCTTTGCTAGGAAATATTTGAACAAGAATGGTGATGCCATAGTTTGATGGTAGaattcaaaagaaaaagaaacaactTATTTTCTTATGAATAGGGATTAGGGTAAAAAGATGTGCTGATTTTAACTTTGTTCAATTTGATTCATATGATAATTTTAAGTTAGTTAATTTtaacaaactaaaagtaatCTGAATAGATCTAGGTTGATATGTttaagaaattaaaagaaatcCGACCAGTTTCAATTGATGACGATCTTTGGAAACTGATTTGGACGAAATATCAAATTCGAAACCCTAGATGTGTTATTTTTCATTCATATGATGATTTTAATGGAAAAGAACAGAAAAGAACTTTAATTTTAAGTTAGTTCATTTTGATTCATATGATGGTTTTAATGGAAAAGAAGGTAAAACTTAGTTAATTTTGATGCGtatgataattttaattttgtattttgatgcatatgataattttaattttgtataggAACAACAATGATCAAGAAACTGGGAGAAAATCCATGTCTGGATGTGGGATCTTCAGTCTATTTCATGGCAGTCCTGCCAACTCAGAATATTCTACCAATGATTGTAGAACGTCGCCGGCGAATAAACTCTCTTTTCTCAAACTTCAAGTAAGTTGAGCTTTAGAATAACAAATCTCTTATtgttttttgtatttgttcACTGTATTCTTAAGTTGCATATCAGATTTGGCTTCTATACTTCAATACTTGAATAGAATAATTCAATAATTTCTGCTGCAATTCTGTTACATGTGTATGCAACTTTAGGTTACTTAATGCATGTACAACAATAGCTTATGGCTCACTGAATGGGTAACAATCACTGTTTCATTAAGTATTGATTTGGTTTACAGGTCCTTGGTTGCATTGAGAATGTTCCAGCTTATTAGAGATCTTCAAAAACTAGTCATTTTGTTGGCTCTTTTTCTCTGGAAAACTTTTAGCAAAGATGGAAGTCTTGAATGGATGATCATATGGTTCAGGTTGTTGTGTTGCAGTTGCAGAGTGTGATTTGGTATACACTTATTCTCTTTATGTTCAAATATAGAGGTGCAAAGTTGTTAATCTCCGATCAATTTCACAAAACAGCAGGGGGTTAGATTACGTCATTTCGTGTAGATTCTAATGACGGGAGAGAGTTGTTGCTGAAATTGGTGACGATGGAAAGCTTCATGTTGTAGTGAAAAGATCTACAACGATATCCAGTGCAATCTTCGAGAGACCTAATGCCAAGAGCTTTGAGTTTTAATATGCAATGTTTGCTAGCAAGACGGCCAGTCCAAAACATGGATATAAGAATAGTTTTCAATTAAGGAGGACTCAATGATGTTTATTCGTTGCAATCCTCAAACGGGGCGACTCCAAGTATAAAATGTATGTGTGCACAAGGAGGAGAAATAAAATGCTCATTTTGGTTCTCAATTCACCAGCAAGAAGCACCTAGTGATGTTTGCTTGCCTGTTATAGTCTTCTCTTGataattcatatttattttcagttgcacagattagttttttttttttacatatcaACTTTGAACTTTTATTAAGGAATTTGTCCATGTACCCGAAGCATATTTGTCTATCAAGGGGTTCTTGTTGTGATCAGAggtttaaataaattttagaaaaattagACATTAAAACTAATTGTATTTAGTTATTAACGTTGTCGAGTTGAAGTTAGGTCATTGAGTAAAAATCTGCTCCTTATAAGTCCCAAGAAAATCGGCTTAAACATGTGAAAAACTCACATCTGAATATGGAATTCCGTCACAATTGTCTTATTTTATCTCCTTGCTTGCTAATTATTGTATGttttatcttatttttaaagatatatgtgcATATTTAGATAAGTTCAACTAGTTAATCTCCTGAACTTGTGCTTCCAACTAATATACCTTGATtttcttttggattttattacAGCTCTTAAAACCTAGAAATGGTACCAGCTAGATGTAAACAATGCATTTCTTCACGGAGAATTACCAGAAGAAGTGTATATGTCTTAGCCTCCTGGTTTTAAATCTAGTTCTAACACAAAATAAGTTTGTAGATTGACAAAATCTCTTTATGGACTAAAATAGGCTAGCAAGAAATGAACTGCCAGATTAACAACCTTTTTAGGTTCTATTGGTTATAGACAGTCACCCTTTGACCATTCTAAAAGGGCGGTCCGGTGCACTACGcatccccgctgagcgagggtccggggaggggtcccaccacaagggtgtagtgggggcaagccttcccctgccaatttatttggcaagaggccgcccgtgacctcttggtcacacaacaacaacatttaccgttgcgccaaggctcgccctccctttgaacattctatttacaaaaaaaaaaaacatcacaaTATTTTATAACTTGTCTATTTGTCTATGTAGGAGATGATTAAGAAGAAGTTGAGAGAGTCCAGCAGTCACTTTATAATGAGTTCAAAATCAAGAATCTTGCTTTTCAAGGAAATATGCTTTGGACTTGTTTATCTTACAACAATAAGGTTTGGCATAACTTTTGCAGTAAATCAATTAAGTCAATATCTTGATTGTCCTACAACAGTACATCAACAAGTTGGATTTAGAATCATCAAATATATTAAAGGACTCATGCATAAGACTTGTTTTACTCATCAGCTGGTTCATTAAGCTTGAAAGGCTTTAGTTATTCAAATTGGGCAAGTTGCAACGACACAAtgaggtctgtaacaggatttttttgttttcttaggAAACTCCTTaatttttttggaaaagcaaaaagaaacatACCGTTTCAAAAAGCTCAAGTGAAGCTGAATATATGGCTTTAGCAAACGTTACATGTGAAATTCAATGGTTAAGGTACATTATGGAAGACATAGGATTCAAACAGACTCTACCTTCAAATACATATATTGTGACAGCAAACCAGCAATGTACATTATTAAAAATCCTCCTTTCCAGAGATCCGAACACAATGAATTAGATTTCTATTTGATTcggaaaaaattcaaaaatggAGTAAGGATTGACACATGCGTCGTTGACATAACTGTTGGAGATtttggtaaaatggctctttagcCTTTGCTTGTCTTTTGTGACTTTAAGTATCCCATAtgggaaacttttgagatggTTGAAGGGTTTATATTGGGTTGGGCCAAAAGAGttattaaattgtgtttagtgggttttacaaaataaaccacacgcgcgcgctcgctcgttcgcgcgacgcccgaCCGGACTGGGCCCGATTTTTATTTggccattaaatattttaaaccttGTTTACTATTTCTTAACAAGTtaaaatcctatctccactatcTCTGATTTTACtcaaccatttttttttatctccatTACGATTTTCTTCTCTGggcaattaaatattttgctgTTCCAAAGCTTCGCCCTAGAGTGCACTAGTGCGACgctcgctgtgtaaaccttggtTGACGATCGGACTTTCAGATTGCACCAGAGTCTGCCGTAATCGATTATTTTCTGCCCGTCATCATGTCTGCTCTAATCTCAAAAAAAACATTCCCGATCTCTCTAAATTAGAGCCCTTAGACGGTCTGAACTACAAAAGATGGTCTCAGAAAATGCTTATATTTTTTGAGCAATTAGACCTTGATTATATTGTTCTTTCTGATCCCCCTGTCGACCCAAACGGTCCTGCTATGTCGCTTATTGTTCAACAATACGATAACCAGTCTGCTaagtatgaaaaaaaataacaaaacagtCAGAGGACATCTTCTTAATCATATGTCGAACCCACTATTTGATATATTTGTGAACAAAAAGTCTGCGAAAAAAATTTGGGTCtctttaaaagataaatatgggtctgatgatgctggaaaaagaaaatatgttgttGGCAGGTGGTTACATTATCAGATGGTTGATCAGAAACCAATCATTGATCAGATTCACGAATATGAGAACCTTGTTGCTGAAGTTCTCAGTGAGGGGATGAATATGTGCGATATGCTTCAAGCCAATGTTCTGCTAGAGAAGTTCCCTCCTTCCTGGAGTGACTTCAGAAACCACCTGAAGCACAAAAAGAAAGATTTCAACCTGCAGGAGCTTGTTAGTCATATGCGAACTGAAGAAGCAAACAGAATGAAAGATAAACAACTTTCCTCTATTTCTGTttctattaataccaatgtggttgaatctgctGTGATTCCAAAAGACAGATCAAAAGGACATGCAAACAAGTCCCAAAAAGGCTTCAAACAGAATAAGTCTTTCAAGCATGGAAAGGTCCAAAAGCGAAAGGTTGAATGCTTTGTGTGTGGAAAACCCGGACACAAAGCATTTCAATGTTTccaaaggaagaaccaacaaaattcaaatcaaaatgttaacACAAAGCCTACCGGACAATCCAATTTGATAGAGAACGATGAAATCATTGCTGCTGTGGTGGTAGAGTTGAACTTGGTGGAAAACAAACCTGAATGGGTGCTGGATACCGGAGCTACCAGACACTTATGTTCAAACAgggatgttggtcccttgtaaggttgcaagtatagttccaagggggggttaggaactatttaaacttttttcaattagggcagacttctttttctaaggaaaaaggttttaacagcggtgctgagtaaacagcaagatactggcttagtcaactggtgactaggtcagtttcttagtttgagtcaggagatagcacttagagtctattcctaagctcagatgttcaaggcgcacaactcagcttgacctctttacttggtcagtttttggttatttcaagcaagcaatatatataaggagttaaaggtaagaaatacttcactcagcagatttatccaggttcggcttcttctaagcctacgtcctgtccccggaacacgttctgagatttcgaatcctctactgagctctttaaaggtagagcctcaaaccttttacaatcttagcaactgagtataacaagagtaccttcctctatacctctactcaatcctaatctctcgctgagtactataaccgagtactcagcctctcctttctatctctagaaatgataagtgttttgtcctatataaagatttgctaagacactttagacgattgaaataatcactctagacttttacacaaatgtatgaattgtagtgtaagatttgctttgcttcttgcttgcagaacttgtttagaaatttggtcagcgtaatggcttgatcaagttctgtgttgaatgaagcttctgatggcactatttatagagatgtctgggcatcggtcatttcgaatttcgaaataaccgttggagggaaacggctacctgtcgttgtcatcctgacttgctcagagctctcggccaatcaaaattatgtatcttctgtcctcggtcagctcagcagactgtctctccttttatggtaaagtcaactggacagcatactgtgttgtctgaactttacccaaagtagaaatactttgtctggaagttttcattagccagctgctgtcttgtacgctttgtcgagactactcagcagcttcatcttgaagttgttcccgaaggtcttctagatccttctcttgctgagttgcgttttgtccaaagcgataACGTTTTaccaaacgcgggccgagttgtactgagttgtttgacttgggccttaacttccgtattgggcttgggcctttaaattcttgtgtcttataaacaattttaactcaatattgaacaaacacattagtagaataaatcaaagcatttaaacttagtgtgtttagaatatgtaattcaattatacttaaacaattttgtcaaatcaaaattatgtggaaatgtgtttcaacaaactcccccattttgatgttggcaaaactattcagcgaggaactcattATGAGCTCCcacatgatagttgacctattacaACTTAACagactcccccataagggttgagctactgacttagttttactctaaacttttaaaggtttaattgagtaagtctaaggtcagtttttagatataggtcagcttattaaacatattctatttactcagtataaagcataaggtttaatcatatagagtgcgctgagtaatttgttgttcaatggattCTTAAcaaacaatgttttataagcacataggacaatgtcaaacatgttatcagcatttgattcagtcaatgagatttataagtataaaacatagatgatttaattgaagaattgaagatacataatgactcagtacacagtaacatatattatcatatatcataacttaggaataggaataaaaaaatgcagatatgatatattgatagtagtcagtgtctacacaacaaaacttatagataaggcatatagattacatctaacttagtctatactgagctagcctatctatttctttttcttgtgttatgactgacttcgctcatgttgagctctagctgctttatctttctcccccgttttgtcagcatcaggaggaggaagtttgaaagcatcagttaagacagctcgagtcagttctttagacagctccttaagtttgtcagcgctttcattgacgccgtcaaaaattgcaactccatcagttgATACCTCTGCGGGTATGTTAaggtcagcagcactgagcatattgacgctaaacgcttgagctttgccttgccagatgagagcttcagtaagactagcaaagatttggtgaaaggtctttaagagggctgtgtcgtaatactgacgttgaatattgttatgacgaatgtggttgaaggtttgttggatgatagactgcatctcggtctgcttcattgcgtcagtatccatctcttgcttattcagattaagcaagcgaatagcctcacctatttgctctactgagcaatgattgtaagaaaccatttgctcatttatcttaagttgctcggtgtgaagctgagcaaaaagcatctttacttcagatgaggtggcatagtcggtgttcacagctgacaatttctgaacttgttgttgtaaagagttcaagtgttgcatggttgtcagctggatctcagccagcttggctatggaatcctgcttagcttgctgtgcttgaaaagatatgatgacgttcagcaagtccttgagtcccttaacttcgttgagaagctgagtgacccgggagagctgagtagtctcaatagatgaagacccagcagcaggaggagtagaatgttgaaggtctctgatcaacgCTTGAACTGAGTCaaggagctttttgccggactcagtggcatttacAT includes:
- the LOC136225798 gene encoding uncharacterized protein, producing the protein MRVAAEAMEQGKTMIKKPEENPCLDVRSSLYVPGTGTNSEYSSNDCIMLPANKFPSLLANKLFSLKLQELPSFGGYLSNPVILKVPSGKKCRVDTVKCEGEIWLQNGWREFAE